A part of Saliniradius amylolyticus genomic DNA contains:
- a CDS encoding biotin-dependent carboxyltransferase family protein: MNTLQIHTPGIMAFVTDGGRFAQAHIGLSAGGPADRPAFDMANALLGNDANATAIEVTMGGLEFTIDADTIICVTGAPMPLTINDEPAPLWQTLQLKQGDRVALDYCQSGVRSYVAIKGGFDVTEQFGSTATVIREGIGGLNGGPLQPGDTLSFPATATTDTPLRRLPECWRPEYPDELTLRIVPSYQVDYFSPVNRQIFYTSSYKVSDQADRMGYRLSGPAIPCDLTEMYSEGIAPGAVQVPGDGQPIVLLCDRQTIGGYPKIGSVLSLDCARLAQCRPGARVRFEAISVNEAQSLLHLQKVKLANILNKLEPVDE; the protein is encoded by the coding sequence ATGAATACCTTGCAGATACACACTCCGGGGATTATGGCTTTTGTTACTGACGGTGGCCGTTTTGCCCAGGCCCATATCGGGCTCAGTGCCGGAGGTCCGGCCGATCGTCCGGCCTTCGATATGGCCAACGCGCTGCTTGGCAATGATGCCAACGCCACCGCCATCGAAGTCACCATGGGGGGCCTGGAGTTCACCATCGACGCCGACACTATAATCTGCGTTACGGGCGCTCCGATGCCGCTGACCATCAATGACGAGCCCGCCCCCTTATGGCAGACCCTGCAATTGAAGCAGGGCGACAGGGTCGCTCTGGACTACTGTCAGAGTGGCGTTCGCAGCTATGTGGCCATAAAAGGTGGCTTTGACGTGACCGAGCAGTTTGGCAGTACCGCCACCGTTATTCGGGAAGGTATTGGCGGTCTGAATGGCGGACCACTTCAGCCCGGCGATACACTCAGCTTTCCCGCCACAGCCACCACAGACACGCCACTGAGGCGATTACCCGAGTGCTGGCGTCCCGAGTATCCGGACGAGCTAACCTTACGCATCGTGCCAAGCTATCAGGTGGATTACTTCTCGCCGGTGAATCGTCAGATTTTTTATACCAGTAGCTATAAGGTCAGCGATCAGGCTGACCGCATGGGCTATCGTTTGTCAGGCCCGGCCATTCCCTGTGACCTGACCGAGATGTACTCCGAGGGTATTGCCCCCGGGGCGGTGCAGGTACCCGGCGACGGTCAACCCATTGTGCTGCTCTGCGATCGCCAGACCATCGGTGGCTACCCCAAGATTGGCTCGGTGTTGTCACTGGATTGCGCGCGCTTAGCCCAATGCCGGCCCGGTGCCAGGGTCCGCTTCGAGGCCATCAGCGTCAACGAGGCACAGAGTCTGTTGCATCTGCAAAAGGTCAAACTGGCCAATATTCTTAATAAACTGGAGCCGGTGGATGAGTGA
- a CDS encoding glutamate cyclase domain-containing protein translates to MSEDNLGALSHRLEALLVQRNLRGMQQLQAQMRPGYLLRAARILAENVGTIIIGTGFPVTTTFETDGPVGAIALYQALQKVGYTPVLACGDPLFTAIQNDYRCLQLKVNQLDRARAETHAHLATLKPSVVLSIERPGLSADNRYTNMRGEDISERCACFDYFVLDAECPTIAIGDGGNEIGMGNQYDALRKLNIIPCATGCDELVVADVSNWAPYGILAMLGQLLARDLLEDITPKAILEYLSERGSVDGVTRENTLTEDSLCFSAGEALIADIRQTVATFQDQNSPN, encoded by the coding sequence ATGAGTGAGGACAACCTGGGAGCCTTGAGCCACAGGCTGGAGGCCCTGCTGGTACAGCGTAACCTCAGGGGGATGCAACAATTGCAGGCCCAGATGCGGCCTGGTTACCTGCTTAGGGCTGCCCGGATACTGGCCGAGAATGTAGGGACCATTATTATCGGCACCGGTTTCCCGGTCACTACAACATTTGAAACTGATGGGCCTGTCGGGGCCATTGCCCTGTATCAGGCATTGCAAAAAGTGGGTTATACACCCGTTCTGGCCTGCGGCGATCCCTTGTTTACTGCCATCCAGAACGACTATCGCTGCCTGCAGCTTAAGGTTAACCAGCTGGATAGAGCCCGGGCCGAAACCCATGCGCACCTGGCCACACTAAAGCCCTCAGTGGTGCTGTCCATTGAGCGCCCCGGCTTATCGGCGGATAACCGCTACACCAATATGCGCGGAGAGGATATTTCCGAACGCTGCGCCTGTTTCGATTACTTTGTGCTGGACGCTGAGTGCCCCACCATTGCCATCGGCGATGGCGGCAATGAAATCGGTATGGGCAACCAGTACGATGCGCTACGAAAGCTAAATATTATTCCCTGCGCCACCGGCTGCGACGAGCTGGTGGTGGCCGATGTGTCCAACTGGGCGCCCTACGGCATTCTGGCCATGTTGGGTCAACTACTGGCTCGGGATCTGCTTGAGGATATAACGCCTAAGGCTATCCTGGAGTACCTGTCTGAAAGAGGCAGTGTCGACGGTGTCACTCGTGAGAACACCCTGACGGAAGACAGCCTGTGTTTTAGTGCGGGCGAGGCGTTAATCGCTGACATACGTCAGACTGTGGCGACCTTCCAGGATCAGAACAGTCCCAACTGA
- a CDS encoding putative hydro-lyase, which produces MTQTSAAQVREQIRRGEITGNTSGLAPGFVQCNLVVLPADYANDFLRFCQRNPKPCPLIAMADKPGDFAVTDAGEGIDIRTDFPAYEVFEHGRHQQQITDLTALWRQDWVSFLLGCSFSFEEALLDNQLEVRNITEGVNVPMYKTNLPCQSAGPFHGNMVVSMRPMKAADAIRAIQICSRFPQVHGAPVHLGDPTLIGINDLQQPDYGDAVTIGDDELPVFWACGVTPQLAIQNAKPPVCITHSPGCMLITDLRNSQLSML; this is translated from the coding sequence ATGACACAAACTTCGGCCGCGCAGGTGCGCGAGCAAATTCGACGGGGCGAGATTACCGGTAACACATCTGGCCTGGCACCTGGCTTTGTACAGTGCAACCTGGTGGTGCTGCCGGCCGATTACGCCAATGATTTTCTGCGCTTCTGTCAGCGTAACCCCAAGCCTTGCCCGCTCATCGCCATGGCCGATAAGCCCGGCGACTTTGCCGTCACCGATGCCGGGGAAGGCATCGATATCCGTACCGACTTCCCCGCCTACGAGGTGTTCGAACATGGCCGGCATCAGCAGCAGATCACCGATTTAACCGCGCTATGGAGGCAGGACTGGGTCAGCTTCTTACTGGGCTGTTCTTTTTCCTTTGAAGAGGCACTGCTGGATAATCAGCTAGAGGTGCGCAACATCACCGAAGGCGTGAATGTGCCCATGTATAAAACCAACCTTCCCTGTCAGTCAGCGGGGCCGTTCCATGGTAATATGGTCGTCAGTATGCGGCCGATGAAAGCCGCTGATGCCATTCGTGCCATACAGATTTGCAGCCGGTTTCCCCAGGTTCACGGCGCGCCGGTGCACTTAGGCGACCCAACCTTGATTGGCATTAATGATCTACAGCAACCGGATTATGGTGATGCGGTAACCATTGGCGACGACGAGTTGCCGGTATTCTGGGCCTGCGGTGTCACACCCCAGTTAGCGATCCAAAACGCCAAGCCTCCCGTCTGTATCACCCACAGCCCGGGCTGTATGCTGATTACCGACTTGCGCAACAGTCAATTATCGATGTTATAG
- the murQ gene encoding N-acetylmuramic acid 6-phosphate etherase codes for MTQSTTDSHQRQSQLIKQLDTMVSEGRNPETMDIDTLPTLEVLKRLNDEDQKVAPAVRQVLPQIAQAVEKVIAAFADGGRLIYIGAGTSGRLGILDAVECPPTFSVSDQLVQGIIAGGDNAIYKAVEGAEDDPELAVDDLQEAGLNRKDVLVGLAASGRTPYVIAALKYAKSLGATAVGVTCNPGSPVTEEAQIPICVAVGPEALTGSTRLKSGSAQKMVLNMLSTAAMIGSGKSYQNLMVDVNASNEKLYARAIRIVMQATDCAEQEARQALIDCDYKAKLAILHILTGADKAASEALLSQHRGFLRKAVQAHGGEA; via the coding sequence ATGACTCAATCAACAACGGACTCACATCAGCGTCAGTCACAGCTGATTAAACAGCTGGATACGATGGTCTCTGAGGGGCGTAACCCCGAAACCATGGACATTGATACCCTGCCGACACTGGAGGTGCTTAAAAGACTCAATGACGAGGATCAGAAGGTGGCTCCGGCAGTCAGGCAGGTTTTGCCTCAGATTGCCCAGGCGGTTGAGAAGGTTATTGCTGCTTTTGCCGATGGTGGGCGGCTGATCTACATCGGTGCCGGGACCAGTGGCCGTTTGGGCATTCTGGATGCGGTAGAATGCCCGCCGACATTCAGCGTCAGCGACCAGCTGGTGCAGGGCATCATCGCCGGGGGCGATAATGCGATTTATAAAGCCGTGGAAGGGGCCGAAGACGATCCTGAGCTGGCGGTGGACGATCTTCAAGAGGCAGGACTGAATCGAAAGGATGTACTGGTTGGCCTTGCGGCCAGCGGGCGCACGCCCTATGTCATCGCGGCGCTGAAGTATGCTAAATCCCTGGGAGCGACGGCAGTCGGAGTGACCTGCAATCCTGGCTCCCCGGTGACGGAAGAGGCACAGATCCCAATTTGTGTGGCTGTGGGACCCGAGGCATTAACCGGTTCCACCCGTCTGAAGTCAGGCAGCGCTCAGAAAATGGTGCTGAATATGCTAAGTACGGCGGCCATGATTGGTTCGGGTAAGAGTTATCAGAATCTGATGGTGGATGTAAACGCCAGCAACGAAAAGCTCTACGCCCGCGCTATTCGAATCGTTATGCAGGCCACAGACTGTGCTGAACAGGAGGCTCGTCAGGCGCTGATTGACTGTGACTATAAGGCCAAGCTGGCGATTCTGCATATTCTGACCGGTGCCGATAAAGCCGCCTCAGAGGCATTACTGAGTCAACATCGGGGTTTCTTGCGTAAGGCCGTACAAGCTCACGGAGGGGAAGCGTGA
- a CDS encoding sodium:solute symporter: MQVQFFWQDWLVFLGYFAVMAFTGWYFSRKQSATTQDYFLGGNSMPIWMVAVSVLATSQSAATFLGGPDQGYQGDFSYLATNIGAALAAVGVAWFLIPKFYQLRVTTVYELLEERFGQRAKKQAGLMYLFGRVFASGARLYMAAIAVSMILFANIEATNVISSVLILAVVGLAYSFVGGIRSVIYSDVIQTVVYVGAAIFVIAYLLSAIPADFGEIIHALQNPPERELSKLTLLDFRLDFTSSGVFTFWSAVTGFLLLNIAAFGLDQDMSQRMLSCKNAKEGAKALIWSVVMVIPVMALFIAIGLLLYIYYQRPELMTGGGVLEAAPSFNGEDVTIFMYYVLNEIPPGIRGLVTVGVIAAALSTLNSGLNAMSSVLVQDLYRPWVEKHHPGKEEKHFVFAGQMGMVVAAAALGGMAILCYFWQQYSEMPLLAFALSVMVFSYCGLLGVYFTTLFTRRGSASSVTAALLVGFMVPLLMQPYIQTLYLPQSLYFNLGFTYQLCLGSLIAFLVCFAGRQQADVLVNETAGSELTR, encoded by the coding sequence ATGCAGGTGCAATTTTTCTGGCAAGACTGGCTGGTTTTTTTAGGCTATTTCGCCGTTATGGCATTTACCGGTTGGTATTTCAGTCGTAAGCAGTCGGCCACCACTCAGGATTACTTTCTCGGTGGCAACAGCATGCCTATCTGGATGGTGGCAGTGTCGGTACTGGCGACCTCTCAGTCTGCAGCCACCTTTTTAGGTGGCCCGGATCAGGGCTATCAGGGGGACTTTAGCTACCTGGCCACAAACATTGGCGCTGCATTGGCTGCCGTCGGCGTGGCCTGGTTTCTGATTCCCAAGTTTTATCAGCTTAGGGTCACGACGGTGTATGAGCTGCTGGAAGAGCGCTTCGGGCAGCGGGCTAAGAAACAGGCGGGTCTGATGTACTTGTTTGGGCGCGTATTTGCCAGTGGTGCCCGGCTGTATATGGCGGCGATAGCCGTGTCCATGATCCTGTTTGCTAATATTGAGGCCACCAACGTAATCAGCTCGGTGTTAATCCTGGCGGTGGTGGGGCTTGCCTACTCCTTTGTAGGTGGGATTCGCTCAGTGATCTATTCGGACGTGATTCAAACCGTGGTCTATGTTGGGGCCGCCATCTTTGTGATTGCTTACTTACTGTCGGCCATTCCGGCAGATTTCGGTGAGATCATCCACGCCTTACAAAATCCGCCAGAGCGCGAGCTATCTAAGTTAACACTGTTGGATTTCCGGCTCGATTTTACCTCCTCGGGCGTGTTCACTTTTTGGTCGGCGGTGACCGGTTTTCTGCTGTTGAATATCGCGGCCTTCGGGCTGGATCAGGATATGAGTCAGCGCATGTTGAGTTGTAAGAACGCCAAAGAAGGGGCCAAGGCCCTGATCTGGTCGGTGGTAATGGTGATCCCTGTAATGGCCTTATTTATCGCCATTGGCCTGCTGTTATACATCTATTACCAGCGACCGGAACTGATGACTGGTGGCGGCGTGTTAGAGGCGGCGCCGAGCTTCAACGGCGAGGATGTCACCATCTTTATGTACTATGTGCTTAACGAGATCCCGCCGGGTATCCGTGGTCTGGTAACCGTCGGCGTGATTGCTGCGGCGCTGTCTACGTTGAACTCGGGACTAAACGCTATGTCGTCAGTATTGGTGCAGGATCTCTACCGCCCCTGGGTGGAAAAGCACCATCCGGGTAAAGAAGAAAAACACTTTGTTTTTGCAGGACAGATGGGCATGGTGGTGGCCGCCGCTGCTCTGGGCGGCATGGCTATCCTGTGTTATTTCTGGCAGCAATACTCGGAAATGCCACTGTTAGCCTTTGCCTTGAGTGTGATGGTGTTTTCCTATTGTGGGTTGCTGGGCGTGTACTTCACGACATTGTTCACTCGCCGTGGTAGTGCCTCGTCTGTGACTGCCGCACTGTTGGTGGGCTTTATGGTGCCATTGTTGATGCAGCCCTATATTCAGACACTGTACCTGCCACAGTCTCTCTACTTTAATCTTGGTTTCACGTACCAGCTTTGCCTCGGCAGTCTGATCGCCTTTCTTGTTTGTTTTGCCGGGCGTCAACAAGCGGATGTTCTGGTCAATGAGACCGCAGGCAGTGAGTTGACTCGCTAA
- the pxpB gene encoding 5-oxoprolinase subunit PxpB, with protein sequence MSAYPKIFDAGEDAVIVYLAKNPCTEVSDQIAAMLPRLREHLGDCLVDLIPSFTSILIIYRPLVRDHYYIHREIRDVLTELGEHEHKDGKLVELPVYYGKEVGWDLERISDRTRIPIDDIIELHQQQEYRVYAIGFSPGFAYMGEVDGRIASARLETPRKKVPQGAVGIADRQTAIYPKASPGGWNIIGRCPTPMFDKTATRPVPVSVGDRVRFYAINKETFLAKGGQL encoded by the coding sequence ATGAGCGCCTACCCTAAGATTTTCGATGCCGGAGAAGATGCCGTTATCGTCTATCTGGCCAAGAACCCTTGTACCGAAGTCTCCGATCAGATCGCGGCCATGCTTCCAAGGCTGCGTGAGCACCTGGGCGACTGTCTGGTGGACTTAATTCCCTCGTTCACCTCAATTCTGATCATCTACCGGCCATTGGTGCGAGACCATTATTATATCCATCGGGAAATCCGTGACGTCCTTACCGAATTGGGTGAGCATGAACACAAGGATGGTAAACTGGTCGAGCTGCCAGTGTATTATGGTAAAGAGGTGGGCTGGGATCTGGAGCGGATCTCCGACCGAACCCGCATCCCTATTGATGACATTATTGAACTGCACCAGCAACAGGAATATCGGGTTTACGCCATTGGCTTCTCGCCGGGCTTTGCCTATATGGGTGAAGTAGATGGTCGCATTGCCTCGGCCCGGCTGGAGACCCCCCGCAAGAAAGTTCCTCAGGGAGCAGTGGGCATCGCCGATCGCCAGACCGCTATCTACCCCAAGGCGTCTCCGGGCGGCTGGAATATCATCGGCCGTTGTCCGACCCCCATGTTCGATAAAACCGCCACCCGTCCGGTGCCGGTCAGCGTGGGCGACCGGGTGCGTTTTTACGCCATCAATAAAGAGACCTTCCTGGCCAAGGGAGGACAATTATGA
- a CDS encoding glycoside hydrolase family 3 protein: MTRSLLCTIPVNWRRASLKVTALLMMGGLSACSHKASTVQVDSELRQAVAQKIMIDIRYFCESAPAPEEPCEQGVTQLPEELAKVVSDTGLGGIILFAENIQSKSQIVRLNHELQQAGLSSNAGHPLFISVDQEGGRVVRTPPEMATTLSGNMAIGATYARHGTEFATQTGILLGKEVKAMGFNINHAPDVDVNVNPDNPVINVRAFGEDANTVAKLGLAQMNGLQSEGVLATLKHFPGHGDTSVDSHTGLPRVEHDRDTIEQVDLKPFAHAIEQGSPAMVMTAHIQYPQLDDSTLTTKDGSEVIRPATLSRAILTDLLREKMGFKGLIATDAMDMAGISHFFEPTQAVIETFKAGADLALMPVKIRHPGELHKVETLIDAVVNAVHRGELDRQEVLASAKRIVQTKQQYQLAEQARQPLSVKVAQAEAVLASAKHRQTEQALADAAITQVRNQNNALPLPDSAHQIHLIMPDKAKCVALSQHLQTYSNNAVTCTSLRSYNATDAIRAIRLADSVVMANISPRQSAVERGGMDNLTQTRLQALNYNDQQKILPELIQIAKDKGKPVTFISLRAPYDIERIADQADAVLASFAYNVYFKQDQQGRLLAMSPIFDALARTLLGQLEPQGQLPVTLGNH; encoded by the coding sequence ATGACAAGGTCGCTGCTATGTACCATCCCTGTTAACTGGCGACGTGCCAGCCTGAAAGTCACTGCCTTACTGATGATGGGAGGACTCAGCGCCTGCAGCCATAAGGCCAGCACAGTGCAGGTCGACAGCGAGCTTCGCCAGGCAGTGGCCCAGAAGATTATGATCGATATCCGCTACTTTTGCGAATCGGCCCCGGCTCCTGAGGAGCCTTGCGAGCAGGGCGTAACCCAGCTGCCAGAAGAATTAGCAAAAGTAGTGAGTGATACTGGTTTAGGTGGCATCATTTTATTTGCCGAGAATATCCAGTCCAAATCTCAGATCGTGCGGCTTAATCATGAACTACAGCAAGCCGGATTAAGCTCCAATGCTGGACATCCTCTGTTTATCAGCGTGGATCAGGAAGGCGGCCGGGTGGTGCGCACACCACCCGAGATGGCCACCACACTGAGCGGTAATATGGCCATCGGCGCCACCTATGCCCGGCATGGGACTGAGTTTGCTACCCAAACCGGCATCCTGCTGGGTAAAGAGGTGAAGGCGATGGGCTTTAATATTAACCACGCGCCCGATGTAGATGTGAATGTGAACCCCGACAACCCAGTGATTAACGTGCGTGCCTTTGGCGAGGATGCCAACACGGTTGCCAAGCTCGGCTTAGCGCAGATGAACGGACTGCAATCTGAAGGGGTACTGGCTACTCTTAAACACTTTCCCGGCCATGGTGATACCTCCGTCGACAGCCATACTGGCTTGCCCAGAGTGGAGCACGATCGCGACACCATCGAACAAGTGGACCTGAAGCCCTTCGCTCATGCGATTGAACAAGGCTCTCCCGCTATGGTGATGACCGCGCATATTCAGTACCCGCAGCTGGACGACTCCACTTTGACCACCAAAGACGGTTCCGAGGTCATCCGTCCTGCTACTTTATCTCGCGCCATACTCACCGATCTGCTCAGAGAAAAGATGGGTTTTAAGGGCCTGATTGCCACCGACGCTATGGATATGGCTGGCATCTCGCATTTTTTCGAGCCGACTCAGGCGGTGATCGAGACCTTTAAGGCCGGAGCCGATCTGGCACTAATGCCAGTGAAGATTCGCCATCCGGGTGAGCTTCATAAAGTCGAAACCCTGATCGATGCCGTTGTGAATGCTGTGCATCGCGGCGAGTTGGATCGGCAGGAAGTGCTCGCCTCAGCAAAACGGATTGTTCAAACTAAACAGCAATACCAGCTTGCAGAGCAGGCTCGTCAGCCATTATCGGTAAAGGTTGCCCAAGCTGAGGCTGTACTTGCCTCCGCCAAACACCGGCAGACAGAGCAAGCTCTGGCCGATGCCGCCATTACTCAGGTACGCAATCAGAACAATGCCTTGCCACTGCCTGACAGCGCCCACCAGATTCACCTGATAATGCCCGATAAGGCCAAGTGCGTAGCACTCAGTCAGCACCTACAAACTTACAGTAATAATGCCGTTACCTGCACCAGCCTGCGCAGTTACAACGCCACCGATGCTATTCGCGCGATCCGCCTGGCCGACTCAGTGGTGATGGCCAATATCAGCCCCCGGCAGAGTGCTGTTGAACGCGGTGGTATGGACAATTTAACGCAAACTCGCTTGCAGGCCCTGAACTATAACGACCAGCAAAAGATACTCCCAGAGCTTATTCAGATCGCCAAAGACAAAGGTAAACCAGTCACCTTTATCAGCCTGCGCGCGCCTTATGACATTGAGCGCATCGCCGACCAGGCCGATGCTGTATTAGCGAGCTTCGCCTACAACGTCTACTTCAAACAGGATCAGCAGGGTCGACTGCTGGCCATGAGCCCGATTTTCGATGCCCTGGCCCGGACATTGTTGGGGCAATTAGAGCCCCAGGGGCAACTGCCCGTCACACTGGGTAATCACTGA
- a CDS encoding acyltransferase family protein codes for MAWLYRHLEGILAATPGNRLLAVDALRGITITAMILVNNPGSWSYMYWPLKHADWHGWTPTDLIFPFFIFIVGIAITLSFSAQRAKGKNSAQLLKQALVRTIKLLLLGWFLALFYYRVNDPNFSWLEDQLLSIRLPGVLQRIGLVYLATVLIVLNWRWRGQLIWCLGLLLGYWVLMTWVPYADNHGNTFQGLYQFGNSLAAWVDHQLLGPGHVYYSDAQPFSFDPEGLLSTLPAIATCLSGVLIGQYMQGQHSLTDKIRYLLGLGAILVIAGQSLSAVMPINKALWTPSFVVLSSGWACVSLALCLWLIDDRGYRRWCAPFIVFGANAIAFFMFAGVAGRLVIMLPWGEQSLKGAFYQTLLAPHLGNYIGSLAYGILFLLVSYILMYWMYRNHWFWKV; via the coding sequence ATGGCCTGGCTGTACCGTCACTTGGAGGGGATCCTTGCAGCCACGCCGGGGAACCGGTTACTGGCTGTCGATGCATTGCGGGGTATCACTATTACTGCAATGATATTGGTGAATAACCCTGGCAGTTGGTCCTATATGTATTGGCCACTGAAACACGCCGACTGGCATGGCTGGACGCCGACCGATCTTATCTTTCCGTTTTTTATCTTTATTGTCGGCATTGCCATAACCCTTTCTTTCAGCGCGCAGCGGGCTAAGGGCAAAAACTCAGCTCAGTTGCTTAAACAAGCCTTGGTACGCACCATTAAGCTACTGTTACTGGGCTGGTTTCTGGCGCTGTTTTACTATCGGGTTAACGACCCGAATTTTAGTTGGCTCGAGGATCAACTGCTCAGCATACGACTACCCGGGGTTTTACAGCGCATTGGACTGGTCTATCTGGCTACAGTACTGATTGTGCTCAACTGGCGCTGGCGTGGTCAGCTTATTTGGTGTCTGGGCTTGTTATTAGGCTATTGGGTTCTGATGACCTGGGTACCTTACGCCGATAACCATGGCAATACCTTCCAAGGGCTGTATCAGTTTGGCAACAGTCTGGCCGCCTGGGTAGATCACCAACTCTTGGGGCCGGGTCATGTGTATTACAGCGACGCCCAGCCCTTTAGCTTCGATCCTGAAGGCCTGTTGAGTACCCTGCCTGCCATCGCGACCTGTCTGAGCGGGGTGCTTATCGGACAGTATATGCAAGGTCAGCATTCACTCACTGACAAGATCCGCTACCTGTTAGGCTTAGGAGCGATTCTGGTTATCGCGGGACAAAGCTTGTCGGCCGTAATGCCCATCAACAAAGCCTTATGGACCCCCAGTTTTGTGGTATTATCAAGCGGCTGGGCCTGCGTCAGCCTGGCGCTGTGTCTGTGGCTTATCGACGACCGGGGCTATCGCCGCTGGTGCGCACCTTTTATCGTGTTTGGTGCCAATGCCATCGCTTTCTTTATGTTTGCCGGCGTTGCAGGTCGCCTCGTCATAATGTTGCCTTGGGGCGAGCAGAGCCTCAAAGGCGCGTTTTATCAAACCCTGCTTGCCCCCCATTTAGGGAATTACATTGGGTCTTTGGCGTATGGGATACTGTTTCTTTTGGTATCGTACATTTTAATGTATTGGATGTATCGCAATCACTGGTTCTGGAAGGTATAG
- a CDS encoding 5-oxoprolinase subunit PxpA: MKLNCDLGEGFGSWKMGLDDQVMPYIDQANIACGFHAGDPDVMAHTLAMAVEHGVEIGAHPGYPDMQGFGRRSIPMTTDQIIHCLHYQVGALGALAAAQGARLSYVKPHGALYNDMIKDDAICDAVFAALACYPQPLTLMMLATGDATHYRNKAEQYGIELYLEAFADRRYTEHGYLTPRSEEGAVLDDEQTLEQVQSLFSKGVVVAADGSELPLNADTLCVHGDNPHAVAMVKRIRELLSSL, encoded by the coding sequence ATGAAACTCAATTGTGATCTTGGCGAAGGTTTTGGCAGCTGGAAGATGGGTCTGGACGATCAGGTCATGCCCTATATTGACCAAGCCAATATTGCCTGCGGTTTTCACGCCGGTGATCCCGATGTGATGGCCCATACCCTGGCGATGGCTGTGGAGCATGGCGTCGAGATTGGCGCCCATCCAGGCTATCCGGATATGCAAGGCTTCGGCCGTCGGTCTATTCCTATGACTACCGATCAAATTATCCATTGTCTGCATTATCAGGTAGGCGCTCTCGGGGCCTTGGCTGCGGCGCAGGGCGCCAGGCTTAGCTACGTCAAGCCGCATGGTGCCCTGTACAATGACATGATAAAAGATGACGCCATCTGTGATGCCGTGTTTGCCGCTTTAGCCTGCTACCCACAGCCACTGACTCTGATGATGCTGGCTACCGGCGATGCTACTCACTACCGCAACAAAGCAGAACAGTACGGCATCGAACTGTATCTGGAAGCCTTTGCCGATCGCCGTTATACCGAACACGGCTATCTGACCCCTCGCAGTGAAGAAGGCGCTGTTTTAGACGACGAGCAAACCCTGGAGCAAGTCCAGAGCCTGTTCAGCAAAGGTGTCGTGGTGGCGGCCGATGGTAGCGAGTTACCCCTTAACGCCGATACCCTGTGCGTGCATGGTGACAATCCGCACGCGGTTGCTATGGTGAAACGAATTCGGGAGCTGCTGTCATCACTATGA